GAATTTGCATCCATCAGTTAAATTAGCAGCTTCCATCAAATCTTCATCGCCTTTGGCTAGCAACGATATCTAAAAAGTAATAGCAATAAAAATTTACTTTAAAATAAATTTTCGACTGTCGCTGCGCTTCACTCTCTTTGTTCCGCTTTCGCGTGAACAATTGAGAGTGAATGCTTCGCAACTTCCCTATGCCCTTAGAAGTAAATAGGTTGCTTCTTTAAAACCCTTATATACCGCCAATCAACGCCTCTAAATTTCGGTTTTTTTACATATAGAAAGGAGTCGTTACTGCACATGCTTTTTCGGACATTGAAACGATATGAATTTCAAGCATTGATACGATAATTTACTTAGATAGAAAGATATTTTACTGATATAGAAACGACACATGAATTGATAATGATAAGTAAATAAGATTAATGAGACTATTATAAATTTTGAAAAATATACAGCTCCAATTCCATTATAATAGTCTAATAGTTTTTATTATCTTTTCTCTCCAGAGTCATCAGGATATAAAAATTCTTTGCACCAATCATATTCAGCCTTCTGATAATTGTTTCGGTGAGTAATTTTCCTAGTTTTCAAATCATTCTCTTTTCTTTTTTTTAAAATACCCCTTATATAATTACTCGTGAAAGCACCTTTTTCCACCGCTATCTTCATTGCTTCTACTACTTTCTCTTCATTATAATCGTTTA
The nucleotide sequence above comes from Desulfuribacillus stibiiarsenatis. Encoded proteins:
- a CDS encoding DnaD domain protein, which codes for MNNKLGNSKGTLIKKRSLDNSIINKEKLYKYPNACRLYNERFSKNGSFPQQVLFELLNDYNEEKVVEAMKIAVEKGAFTSNYIRGILKKRKENDLKTRKITHRNNYQKAEYDWCKEFLYPDDSGEKR